TACTTCCTCgttaacccattactgatatatTTGATTATGATACTACTATCTTTCACTGGGTTATAAGAAAATACTAAGCATTTTCCTCCTCTGCTTACACATATGCAAAGCATCACAGACTTAACTACTGCTGCAGCTGGAGCTCAATGTAGAGAGCTTGCTACAGAGGTTGAATACAGATATTGGGTATACTATTGATAGTTATGGCTTCATTTTTAATGTTGCACTGGTCAATGATACACCAGTAAGAATTTTTCACAAAACATTTGTGATGAAGATCCACGCATTTAGGATCATCCTGACAGTTGAATCACTGCTCAAGTTGGTGTCGGTGTTGAAGAAAATatctatgttttcaagatttgcaTCTCTAAATGATCACGTGGATCAAAGACCAGAAGAATTTTCTGAACAAGCTGAGAAAATAGAATGCATATTATCTAGAATTGAAGAGGAGGCAGTTGCTAGCCTTAAAGAGCTTGAGTCTCATGATTATTAGGgaccttattattttttttgcagAAAGGACCAGTAGTCTGCCTTCTTACCACCAAGAAACAATGTCCTAAATATGGATAAATTCATTTTCCATTTCCTATTTGCTTTCCTTTCCCCTCTCCCCTCCCCATGCTTAGTATATTTGTCTACCTTGAAGGTATACTTAC
The sequence above is a segment of the Capsicum annuum cultivar UCD-10X-F1 unplaced genomic scaffold, UCD10Xv1.1 ctg14877, whole genome shotgun sequence genome. Coding sequences within it:
- the LOC124890238 gene encoding mediator of RNA polymerase II transcription subunit 22b-like encodes the protein LELNVESLLQRLNTDIGYTIDSYGFIFNVALVNDTPVRIFHKTFVMKIHAFRIILTVESLLKLVSVLKKISMFSRFASLNDHVDQRPEEFSEQAEKIECILSRIEEEAVASLKELESHDY